From the genome of Candidatus Electrothrix communis, one region includes:
- a CDS encoding bacteriohemerythrin, translating to MSLIRWNDSYSVNIAKIDQEHKQLVGMVNELTDAMKAGKGNDVLGEILDNLIAYTASHFQTEEKYFKEFKYPHEREHKKEHVEFVKKVLEFKKGFDQGKNIVSVSVLHFLSNWLQTHIKGADMKYSRFLNEKGVK from the coding sequence ATGAGCCTAATCCGATGGAATGACAGTTATAGTGTGAATATTGCGAAGATTGATCAAGAGCATAAACAACTTGTAGGCATGGTGAATGAATTGACAGATGCCATGAAGGCTGGAAAAGGGAATGATGTTCTTGGCGAAATTCTTGATAACCTTATCGCCTATACTGCTTCTCATTTTCAAACAGAAGAAAAGTACTTTAAAGAGTTTAAATATCCGCATGAGAGAGAGCATAAAAAAGAACATGTTGAATTCGTGAAAAAAGTTTTGGAGTTCAAAAAAGGCTTTGATCAAGGGAAAAATATAGTATCAGTTTCCGTCCTTCATTTCCTCAGTAACTGGTTGCAAACTCATATTAAGGGTGCTGATATGAAATACAGCCGTTTTTTAAACGAAAAAGGCGTCAAATAA
- a CDS encoding isoaspartyl peptidase/L-asparaginase: MDVLKRAIITHGGAGSDSKDSDGPGAAAKIGMDFMGNGGSALDAVVHAVRYLEDDPRFNAGIGSQLRVDGCTVQLDASCMTSTGQFGAVACVEGMQNPVDIAHGVLLYSPHILIVGQGARIFAEEHNISVKYLSGSGKGKIDNNDKTPSCDTVGAVAFDGTTFAAALSSGGLEKAAIGRVGDVPLPGCGLFSGPAGAVACTGDGEHIALKLLAKKSMKCWKKHASR, from the coding sequence ATGGATGTATTGAAACGCGCTATTATAACTCATGGAGGAGCCGGGTCGGATAGCAAGGATTCAGACGGCCCTGGGGCGGCGGCCAAAATCGGCATGGATTTTATGGGAAACGGCGGATCAGCTTTAGATGCCGTGGTTCATGCCGTGAGATATCTGGAAGATGATCCCAGATTTAATGCGGGCATCGGCTCACAACTCCGGGTCGACGGTTGCACTGTTCAGCTGGATGCCTCATGCATGACGAGTACCGGGCAATTCGGGGCCGTGGCCTGCGTTGAAGGCATGCAGAACCCGGTTGATATAGCTCATGGAGTCTTGCTGTATTCTCCCCATATCCTCATCGTCGGGCAAGGCGCACGTATTTTTGCGGAAGAACATAATATATCCGTAAAATATTTAAGCGGCTCCGGCAAAGGAAAAATTGATAACAATGACAAAACACCTTCCTGCGATACCGTGGGGGCAGTGGCCTTTGACGGAACCACCTTTGCTGCTGCTCTCAGTTCCGGCGGGTTGGAAAAAGCAGCCATCGGACGAGTCGGCGACGTCCCCCTTCCCGGATGCGGCCTGTTCAGCGGCCCTGCCGGAGCAGTTGCCTGTACCGGAGACGGTGAACATATCGCCCTCAAGCTTCTGGCGAAAAAGTCTATGAAATGCTGGAAAAAACATGCGTCCAGATGA